A genomic window from Chloroflexota bacterium includes:
- a CDS encoding YgiT-type zinc finger protein: protein MDCTIPGCTGKYESQYIVHTYRHGERIVLFDNVPAEVCATCGDTLLSSIAMQRIENMLRNGSKPTGVVPLYDFLSQ, encoded by the coding sequence ATGGATTGCACCATTCCGGGCTGTACCGGCAAGTATGAATCGCAGTACATCGTGCACACATACAGGCACGGCGAGCGAATCGTCTTGTTCGACAACGTGCCGGCGGAAGTCTGCGCGACCTGTGGCGATACGCTGCTGAGCTCCATAGCGATGCAGCGTATCGAGAACATGCTGCGGAATGGCTCGAAGCCGACAGGCGTTGTGCCGCTGTACGACTTCCTGTCGCAGTGA
- a CDS encoding acyl-CoA dehydrogenase, with amino-acid sequence MEFKFTADEENFRAELREFLQKELPEDWTGGGEEGDNWDFELEMRKKLADKGWLTMAWPEEYGGQGASHMMQLIFAEEMAYQRAPGRDQFGTKMLAPTLMIHGTEEQKRQYLPPIARGEVQWCQGYSEPESGSDLASLQTRAVEDGDDFVINGTKIWTSNAHHADHVMVLTRTDPDAPKHRGISFLLADMHQPGIEVRPIINMANNHSFNMVVFDDARVPKQNLVGELNRGWYVGATLLDFERSGVEYSAGTKRTLEELVQFCKDNTRNGMRLIDDPKISRKLADLTVKTEISRLISYQIAWMQSAGLVPNKESSMGKSFGTELQQAVARAGMEILGLYGQLEPESKYAPLQGRIEQSYMTSVSATIAAGTSEIQRNIIASRGLGLPR; translated from the coding sequence ATGGAGTTCAAATTCACGGCTGATGAAGAGAACTTTCGCGCCGAATTGCGCGAGTTCTTGCAGAAGGAACTACCCGAAGATTGGACGGGTGGCGGCGAAGAAGGCGACAACTGGGACTTCGAGCTAGAAATGCGCAAGAAGCTGGCGGACAAGGGCTGGCTCACTATGGCATGGCCCGAAGAGTATGGCGGACAAGGCGCATCGCACATGATGCAGCTCATCTTCGCCGAGGAAATGGCGTACCAGCGCGCGCCGGGACGCGACCAGTTTGGCACGAAGATGCTCGCGCCAACGCTGATGATTCACGGCACGGAAGAGCAGAAGCGCCAATACCTGCCGCCCATCGCGCGCGGCGAAGTGCAGTGGTGCCAAGGCTACTCGGAGCCCGAGTCCGGCTCGGACCTCGCCTCGCTGCAAACGCGGGCAGTCGAAGACGGCGATGATTTCGTCATCAACGGCACGAAGATTTGGACATCCAACGCGCACCACGCCGACCACGTGATGGTGCTGACGCGCACTGACCCGGACGCGCCCAAGCATCGCGGTATCAGCTTCCTGCTCGCTGATATGCACCAACCGGGCATCGAAGTTCGCCCCATCATCAACATGGCGAACAACCATAGCTTCAACATGGTCGTCTTCGACGATGCGCGCGTGCCGAAGCAAAACCTAGTCGGTGAACTCAACCGCGGCTGGTATGTCGGCGCGACGCTGCTAGACTTTGAACGCTCCGGCGTAGAATACTCCGCCGGCACCAAGCGCACCCTTGAGGAGCTTGTACAGTTCTGCAAGGACAACACCCGCAACGGTATGCGCCTGATAGACGACCCGAAAATCAGTCGCAAGCTCGCCGACCTGACGGTCAAGACCGAAATTAGCCGCCTCATCTCCTACCAGATAGCGTGGATGCAGAGCGCCGGTCTCGTTCCAAACAAAGAGTCCTCGATGGGCAAGAGCTTCGGCACAGAATTGCAGCAGGCAGTAGCGCGTGCAGGAATGGAAATCCTAGGCCTATACGGACAGCTCGAGCCCGAATCGAAGTATGCCCCATTGCAGGGCCGCATCGAGCAGAGTTACATGACATCCGTATCCGCGACCATCGCCGCGGGCACCTCCGAAATCCAGCGCAACATCATCGCCTCCCGCGGTCTGGGTTTGCCGAGGTAG
- a CDS encoding ABC transporter substrate-binding protein: protein MRNTLAYINSSTALTLLAVILAMTLLFLASSNPPTASAQQPQTTPSAYGESPDLAAKVAAGELPPVWERLPSEPMVIPTLEDGIGKYGGTLRRFYLGPADGCNFFRLSRASLVRYSQDGFSLIPSVARWWEVSDDGREWTFFLREGMKWSDGDDFTADDFVYQYEDVILNEELNPNPPFFLKIGAEVGSIHKVDDTTVMFKFPVPNFLFLEIVAQADEACYGSTKNVPWAPSHYMKQFHAKYNPDARANAEAAEFESWTQYYDFKTQYNLNPEKPTIAPWKYANPLGDRVVRAERNPYFWAVDPAGNQLPYLDDIQLTLVDGIELGTLMAVQGDVDMQGRHIQLDQYTILKQGEADSDYEVLTWPAFAGSDVAFFFNMSLPGPTGDAIRTKEFRQALSLAIDRSAIQEIQFLGLGEIRQSVPPPGHPHYPGDDIARLRTEYDPDAANALLDSVFPDKDREGFRLNDGERIVMSITVTDAFGTWPDAAQVVGRAWEAVGVKADVNVTTRSQHFTRWQTNEWAVMVWNEFTSGFTFSSINLRAPEGIGNFHAPGCGLWLIDANDEYAYPCLQESIDLLEMHRRGPSLPEAERNALGKGIYRTIVENQYNIGIVGLSPMVQGVIVKKNNLNNVPDTAANDWPLRTPNTGFPEQWYFENGVPPARSAPTPDDQCVEQLPDDGVVNGKWADDCASENRSPNHYSRYYTLTLSEQAEVTITLESSADTYLYLLAGADRDGRVSHENDDHATLVNTEACADASCLEQYDSCITASLGAGDHTIEATTFDPNTEGTFELTVIFSGTVAPPPRPTPPSTLEAAVCNEDDIANANLSGFLLVDANSFRSADPGYWGVIGWHSTSWINGVVAAIACGAIQYDSIENARWNSLNYSTAMQQLGSNFEVLDHEQVFPSYIGDDMLAFRYRYEVESDSDALEFTATEVRFLNADSIIVSSVTYYLLDTHDYAPIDDVEAIADSVADRIGIGSAQSSNRAAELFGFID from the coding sequence ATGCGAAATACTCTTGCGTATATAAACTCTAGCACTGCCTTAACTCTTCTTGCCGTCATTCTAGCTATGACACTGTTGTTCTTGGCGTCCTCAAATCCGCCTACCGCCAGCGCTCAGCAACCACAGACGACGCCCAGCGCTTATGGTGAATCTCCCGACCTCGCCGCCAAAGTCGCGGCCGGCGAGCTTCCGCCGGTCTGGGAGCGTCTGCCATCCGAGCCCATGGTTATCCCGACGCTGGAGGACGGCATCGGGAAATACGGCGGCACACTCAGGCGTTTCTACCTAGGTCCCGCCGACGGCTGCAACTTCTTCCGTCTTTCGAGGGCGTCGCTCGTCCGCTACTCACAGGATGGCTTCTCGCTCATCCCGTCGGTTGCCAGATGGTGGGAGGTCTCGGACGACGGTAGGGAGTGGACATTCTTTCTGCGCGAGGGGATGAAGTGGTCTGACGGTGACGACTTCACTGCGGACGACTTCGTGTATCAGTACGAAGATGTGATTCTGAACGAAGAGCTGAATCCGAATCCGCCATTCTTCCTGAAGATTGGCGCTGAGGTAGGCTCGATACATAAGGTGGACGACACCACAGTTATGTTCAAGTTCCCTGTGCCGAACTTCCTGTTTCTGGAGATAGTGGCGCAGGCGGACGAGGCTTGCTACGGCTCGACGAAGAACGTGCCTTGGGCGCCTTCGCACTACATGAAGCAGTTCCATGCGAAATACAACCCGGATGCCCGGGCAAATGCCGAGGCTGCGGAGTTCGAGAGCTGGACGCAATACTACGACTTTAAGACCCAGTACAACTTGAACCCTGAAAAGCCCACCATCGCACCATGGAAGTACGCCAATCCCCTGGGCGACCGGGTAGTCAGAGCAGAGCGCAACCCGTACTTCTGGGCTGTTGACCCGGCCGGCAACCAGCTTCCGTACCTTGACGACATTCAGTTGACGCTGGTGGATGGTATCGAGCTTGGCACGCTGATGGCGGTACAGGGCGATGTTGACATGCAGGGTCGGCACATCCAGCTAGACCAGTACACGATACTGAAACAAGGAGAAGCCGACAGCGACTATGAAGTTCTGACCTGGCCCGCCTTCGCAGGCTCGGATGTCGCGTTCTTCTTCAACATGAGCCTGCCCGGTCCTACGGGCGACGCTATCCGGACTAAGGAGTTCCGACAGGCGCTGTCTCTTGCTATCGATAGGAGCGCAATCCAAGAAATCCAGTTCTTGGGGCTTGGCGAGATTCGGCAGAGTGTGCCCCCGCCTGGTCACCCACACTATCCGGGCGACGACATCGCAAGACTCCGCACCGAATACGACCCCGATGCGGCGAATGCCTTGCTTGACAGCGTATTCCCTGACAAGGATCGAGAGGGCTTCCGCCTGAACGATGGCGAGCGCATTGTGATGAGCATCACCGTCACTGACGCATTCGGCACGTGGCCGGACGCCGCGCAGGTCGTCGGGCGTGCTTGGGAGGCTGTCGGCGTCAAGGCCGATGTGAACGTGACCACGCGCAGCCAGCACTTCACACGCTGGCAGACGAACGAATGGGCTGTGATGGTGTGGAACGAGTTCACATCGGGCTTCACCTTCAGCTCCATAAACCTTCGCGCGCCCGAGGGCATTGGCAATTTCCACGCGCCGGGTTGTGGGCTGTGGTTGATAGACGCCAATGATGAATATGCCTACCCGTGCCTGCAAGAATCGATAGACCTGCTGGAGATGCACAGGCGCGGTCCCAGCCTGCCCGAAGCAGAGCGTAACGCGCTGGGCAAGGGAATCTACAGGACCATAGTCGAGAACCAGTACAACATCGGCATCGTCGGGCTGTCGCCGATGGTGCAGGGCGTTATCGTCAAGAAGAACAATCTCAATAATGTCCCGGACACCGCCGCCAACGACTGGCCTCTGAGAACGCCGAACACTGGCTTCCCGGAGCAATGGTACTTTGAAAACGGTGTTCCGCCTGCACGAAGTGCGCCAACCCCCGACGACCAGTGCGTAGAGCAGCTACCTGACGACGGCGTAGTGAACGGCAAATGGGCAGACGATTGCGCCTCTGAAAACAGGTCTCCAAACCACTACTCACGCTACTATACACTCACCCTGAGCGAGCAAGCTGAGGTAACCATAACGCTGGAATCGAGCGCGGACACATACCTCTACTTGCTTGCAGGTGCGGACAGGGACGGCAGAGTATCGCACGAAAACGACGACCACGCCACACTCGTCAATACCGAAGCTTGCGCCGACGCTTCCTGCCTCGAACAATACGACTCGTGCATAACGGCATCGCTTGGCGCCGGTGACCACACCATCGAGGCGACCACATTCGACCCGAACACGGAGGGCACGTTCGAGCTGACCGTGATCTTCAGCGGGACAGTCGCGCCGCCGCCCCGACCAACCCCACCTTCAACCCTCGAAGCCGCCGTCTGCAACGAAGACGACATCGCCAACGCCAATCTCAGCGGCTTCCTCCTTGTCGATGCCAATAGTTTCCGTTCCGCCGACCCGGGCTACTGGGGCGTAATCGGATGGCACAGCACTTCCTGGATCAATGGCGTTGTCGCTGCCATTGCTTGCGGCGCAATTCAATACGACAGCATCGAAAACGCGCGGTGGAACTCCTTAAACTACTCAACGGCTATGCAGCAATTGGGCTCAAACTTTGAAGTCCTTGATCATGAACAGGTATTCCCGTCGTACATCGGCGACGACATGCTGGCATTCAGGTATCGATACGAAGTCGAGAGCGATTCGGATGCGCTTGAGTTCACGGCGACCGAGGTTAGATTCCTGAACGCCGACTCCATCATCGTCAGCTCGGTTACCTACTACCTGCTCGACACTCATGACTACGCGCCGATCGACGATGTCGAAGCCATCGCCGATAGCGTTGCCGACCGAATCGGGATAGGTAGCGCGCAGAGTTCAAACCGCGCGGCTGAACTCTTCGGATTCATCGACTAG
- a CDS encoding acyl-CoA dehydrogenase: MDFRFSDEDNAFRREVGDFVDGELPWDWREQAVDAEEPEDAVLVREFKKKLANNGWLTMAWPEEYGGQAAPHMRQMIFNEEMAYRGVPAGDSGVRMVGPILMLYGSEEQKQYFLPRIAQADIDWSQGYSEPDSGSDLASLQTRAVEDGDDFVVNGSKIWNGAHSGSDWMFMLARTEPDAPKHRGISFLLTEMQQPGVTVEKIPMMWDAHRALVTFEDVRVPKKNLVGELNRGWYVGAALLDFERSGVDRPARAKRLLEDIVNFCKENERNGQPLAADVSVRQRISEMAVQIESCRLMCYNVAWMQSQEMIPNKEASITKAYGTEMMIRLYSLGMQVMGLYGQLDPESKWAPLRGRIENGWMRSHGGTVAAGTSEINRNVIASRGLGLPR, translated from the coding sequence ATGGACTTCCGCTTCAGCGATGAAGACAACGCCTTCCGCAGGGAAGTAGGCGACTTCGTAGATGGCGAGCTGCCTTGGGACTGGCGCGAGCAAGCCGTGGACGCCGAGGAGCCTGAGGACGCGGTCCTAGTGCGCGAGTTCAAGAAGAAGCTCGCCAACAACGGCTGGCTGACGATGGCTTGGCCCGAAGAGTACGGCGGTCAGGCTGCGCCTCACATGCGCCAGATGATTTTCAACGAAGAGATGGCGTACCGCGGCGTGCCAGCCGGCGATTCCGGCGTGCGCATGGTCGGTCCCATCCTGATGCTGTACGGCTCGGAGGAGCAAAAGCAATACTTCCTGCCACGCATCGCGCAGGCGGACATCGACTGGTCGCAGGGATATTCCGAACCCGACAGCGGCTCGGACCTCGCATCATTGCAGACGCGCGCAGTAGAAGACGGCGACGACTTCGTTGTTAACGGCTCGAAGATATGGAACGGCGCGCACTCCGGCTCGGACTGGATGTTCATGCTGGCGCGCACCGAACCGGACGCGCCCAAGCATCGCGGCATCAGCTTCCTGCTTACCGAAATGCAGCAGCCGGGCGTAACCGTAGAGAAAATACCGATGATGTGGGACGCACATCGCGCGCTGGTAACCTTTGAAGATGTGCGCGTGCCGAAGAAGAACCTCGTGGGCGAACTAAACCGCGGCTGGTATGTCGGCGCGGCATTGCTGGACTTCGAGCGCTCCGGCGTGGACCGACCCGCGCGCGCCAAGCGACTGCTCGAAGACATTGTGAACTTCTGCAAGGAAAACGAACGCAACGGACAGCCGCTCGCCGCCGATGTATCCGTCCGGCAGCGCATTTCAGAGATGGCAGTGCAAATAGAATCCTGCCGTCTGATGTGCTACAACGTCGCATGGATGCAGAGCCAGGAGATGATTCCAAACAAGGAAGCGTCTATCACGAAAGCATACGGCACCGAGATGATGATCCGGCTGTACAGCCTCGGAATGCAGGTGATGGGCTTGTACGGTCAGCTCGACCCTGAATCGAAGTGGGCGCCGCTGCGTGGTCGCATCGAAAACGGCTGGATGCGCTCACACGGAGGCACAGTCGCCGCCGGCACATCCGAGATAAACCGCAACGTCATAGCGTCAAGAGGATTGGGCTTGCCGAGGTAG
- a CDS encoding Lrp/AsnC family transcriptional regulator translates to MSTRAYILIETAVGKSRDVANALRSLDGIETVDAVTGPYDIIAVVAAPDLNSVGDMVTSSIHTINGIVRTVTCLSVGSV, encoded by the coding sequence GTGTCAACCAGGGCATATATCTTGATAGAGACCGCAGTGGGCAAGTCGCGGGATGTCGCTAACGCTTTGCGCTCCCTTGACGGCATCGAGACCGTCGATGCAGTTACGGGACCATACGACATCATCGCAGTCGTGGCGGCGCCCGACCTTAACTCGGTTGGTGATATGGTTACCAGCAGCATACACACCATCAACGGTATCGTTCGCACCGTAACCTGCCTTTCCGTCGGCAGCGTATAA
- a CDS encoding acyl-CoA dehydrogenase produces MDLGLNETQQMLRNSAREFLQAECPDTYVREMEENERGYTPEMWQKVAEQGWLGLIFPEEYGGVGLSYLDLSVLLEETGRALLPGPFFSTVVMGGMAIMDAGSDAQKQELLPQISDGQHIVTLALTEPSARWDAEGVQTTATQSDDGWVLNGVKLFVPNAHVADTFVVAARTGEGEQDITLFLVPRGADGVSQTLLKTIASDRQSELAFDNVSVPASAVLGEVNGGWNTIEKVLAWGAIGKCAEMVGGAEQVLDMTVEYAKQRTQFGRPIGTFQAIQHHCANMATDVEGSRYITYQAAWRLSEGEDATQEVAMAKAWVSDAYRRICALGHQCHGAIGFTKEHNMQLYSRRAKAAELAFGDTDFHLEVVADNIGL; encoded by the coding sequence ATGGACCTTGGACTGAACGAAACCCAGCAGATGCTCAGGAACAGCGCGCGCGAGTTCCTGCAGGCGGAATGCCCGGACACTTATGTGCGCGAGATGGAAGAGAACGAGCGCGGCTATACGCCCGAGATGTGGCAGAAGGTCGCCGAGCAGGGCTGGCTGGGCTTGATTTTCCCCGAAGAATACGGCGGCGTCGGCCTCAGCTACCTTGACCTCTCCGTGCTGCTGGAAGAGACGGGACGCGCTCTGCTACCGGGACCGTTCTTCTCCACCGTAGTGATGGGCGGTATGGCGATTATGGACGCCGGCTCCGACGCGCAGAAGCAAGAGTTGCTGCCGCAGATTAGCGACGGGCAGCACATCGTGACTCTCGCGCTCACCGAGCCTAGCGCGCGCTGGGATGCCGAAGGCGTGCAGACGACCGCCACGCAGAGCGACGATGGCTGGGTATTAAACGGCGTAAAGCTATTCGTGCCGAACGCCCATGTCGCCGACACATTCGTGGTCGCGGCTCGCACCGGCGAAGGCGAGCAGGACATCACCCTGTTCCTGGTACCGCGCGGCGCTGACGGCGTGAGCCAGACGCTGCTGAAGACCATCGCATCCGACAGGCAGTCCGAGTTGGCATTCGACAATGTGAGCGTGCCTGCGTCCGCAGTGTTGGGCGAGGTCAACGGCGGCTGGAACACCATCGAGAAGGTTCTCGCATGGGGCGCCATCGGCAAGTGCGCAGAGATGGTCGGCGGCGCGGAGCAGGTGCTCGACATGACCGTCGAATACGCCAAGCAGCGCACGCAGTTCGGCAGGCCCATCGGCACATTCCAAGCGATACAGCACCACTGCGCGAACATGGCGACCGATGTCGAAGGCTCGCGCTACATCACCTATCAGGCTGCGTGGCGGCTGTCCGAAGGCGAGGACGCGACGCAGGAAGTCGCAATGGCGAAGGCATGGGTCAGCGACGCGTACCGCCGCATCTGCGCGCTTGGACACCAGTGCCACGGCGCGATCGGCTTCACCAAAGAGCACAACATGCAGCTATATTCGCGGCGCGCGAAGGCTGCGGAACTCGCATTCGGCGACACCGATTTCCATCTGGAAGTCGTGGCGGACAACATCGGGCTGTAA
- a CDS encoding MFS transporter, with protein MEDSAFRAAMFNPARMRRRLRGVFYGWWLVPISGIVHMTTSVPLFHAMGLWFVALESAFGWNRTQLSLAFSFTRIEGGILGPIEGYLVDRLGVRRMVLIGLSILGLGFLLFSQVRDTKDIPVVRDLPFELLPGFMHIIVPALMFYIVFMIMALGQGLSGWLTMNTMLNNWFTRHKAKAMGYSSAIGRLGALVLIPAIAWAVDPEQDNFGWSMTALLLGVVTLVMVIPISRLIRNRPEDYGLLPDGDKPVDTPAGSPTNASTGAPSASRSDRPAARRAPPSDGDFSLRDAMRTPTFWLISFGQGFTSMVLIAMMAHLAPMLWDQGVSVPMAGWVVSTYTAMSMIFQIVGGYVGDMISKRFAYFCFTSIQAGAVVVLVFVPELAALLHLPSLVIVFAFAILFGIGFGGRNPISTSIRGEYFGRSSFGKIMGMSQVPMNVMLLGAPIYPAILHDAYGSYDFAFLSLAFLNFIGGAMFLLAKKPVKPVRRQVSGVR; from the coding sequence TTGGAAGATTCGGCGTTCCGGGCGGCGATGTTTAACCCGGCTCGTATGCGAAGACGGCTGCGCGGCGTGTTCTACGGCTGGTGGCTTGTGCCGATCAGCGGTATCGTTCATATGACGACGAGCGTGCCGCTATTCCACGCTATGGGCTTGTGGTTCGTCGCGCTGGAGTCCGCGTTCGGCTGGAATCGCACGCAACTCTCATTGGCGTTCTCGTTCACGCGCATCGAAGGCGGAATCCTAGGTCCTATCGAAGGCTACCTTGTTGACAGGCTTGGCGTGCGTCGGATGGTGCTCATCGGCCTGAGCATCCTTGGGCTGGGCTTCCTGCTGTTCAGCCAGGTGCGCGACACGAAGGACATACCCGTAGTGCGCGACTTGCCATTCGAGCTACTGCCCGGCTTCATGCACATCATCGTGCCGGCGTTGATGTTCTACATCGTGTTTATGATAATGGCGCTTGGGCAGGGCTTGAGCGGCTGGCTGACGATGAACACGATGCTGAACAACTGGTTCACGCGGCACAAGGCGAAGGCGATGGGCTATTCCAGCGCGATAGGTCGGCTCGGCGCGCTCGTGCTGATACCGGCGATTGCGTGGGCGGTTGACCCGGAGCAGGACAACTTCGGCTGGTCCATGACGGCGCTGCTGCTAGGCGTGGTTACGCTGGTGATGGTCATCCCCATCAGCCGCCTGATACGCAATCGCCCGGAAGACTACGGCTTGCTGCCGGACGGAGACAAGCCTGTCGATACACCTGCCGGTTCGCCGACTAATGCGTCAACGGGTGCGCCATCTGCGAGCCGTTCCGATCGTCCTGCCGCAAGGCGTGCGCCGCCGTCTGACGGCGATTTTTCGCTTCGAGATGCGATGCGGACGCCCACATTCTGGCTTATATCGTTCGGTCAAGGCTTCACATCCATGGTGCTGATAGCGATGATGGCGCACCTCGCGCCGATGCTGTGGGACCAGGGCGTGTCCGTGCCGATGGCGGGCTGGGTCGTGTCCACATATACCGCTATGTCCATGATATTTCAGATTGTCGGCGGATATGTGGGCGACATGATTTCCAAGCGGTTCGCGTACTTCTGCTTCACATCGATACAGGCTGGCGCGGTGGTCGTGCTGGTGTTCGTGCCGGAGCTCGCGGCGCTGCTGCATTTGCCTAGTCTCGTAATAGTATTCGCCTTCGCGATACTGTTCGGCATAGGATTCGGCGGACGAAACCCCATCAGCACATCGATACGCGGCGAATACTTCGGGCGCAGTTCGTTCGGCAAGATAATGGGCATGTCGCAAGTCCCGATGAACGTGATGCTGCTAGGCGCGCCGATATACCCGGCGATCCTGCACGACGCCTACGGAAGCTACGACTTCGCGTTCCTTTCCCTGGCATTCCTGAACTTCATCGGCGGGGCGATGTTCTTGCTGGCTAAGAAGCCGGTGAAGCCTGTCAGGCGTCAGGTATCAGGTGTCAGGTAG
- a CDS encoding epoxide hydrolase → MAIQPFTINIADDVLDDMRRRIADTRWPDEIPSSDWDYGSNMAYVRELADYWLNEYDWRKHEMMLNGFTQFRADVEGMGIHYIHERGKGPNPIPLVITHGWPSTFFEMHKIIPMLSDPAAHGGDAADAFDVIAPSMPSYGFSDRTTERGWSVSRVGDLWVSLMDVLGYDKFGAHGGDWGAGVTARLGYSHADRMIGVHVTAVSATPHIDDDSPPLTDAEKEFQRARAQWREDEGAYGHIQGTKPQTLSYGLMDSPVGLAAWIVEKFRAWSDCNGDVESVYTKDELLTNITIYWVTQTISSSVRIYYESQRAPLTLGKGEKVSAPSGVARFPKDIGYPPREWAERVMNLQHWTEMPDGGHFAALEKPDALVEDLRAFFRPLR, encoded by the coding sequence ATGGCAATACAACCATTCACGATCAACATCGCGGACGATGTGCTGGACGATATGCGGCGGCGCATTGCGGATACTCGCTGGCCCGATGAGATTCCGAGCAGCGACTGGGACTACGGCTCCAACATGGCGTATGTGCGCGAGCTGGCGGACTACTGGCTGAACGAGTACGACTGGCGCAAGCACGAGATGATGCTCAACGGCTTCACGCAGTTCCGCGCCGATGTCGAGGGTATGGGCATCCACTACATCCACGAACGCGGCAAGGGACCGAACCCCATCCCGCTGGTGATAACGCACGGCTGGCCCAGCACCTTCTTCGAGATGCACAAGATAATCCCGATGCTGTCTGACCCGGCGGCGCATGGCGGCGATGCGGCGGACGCCTTCGATGTGATTGCGCCGTCCATGCCGAGCTACGGCTTCTCCGACCGCACGACCGAACGAGGGTGGAGTGTGTCGCGCGTTGGCGATCTGTGGGTCAGTCTGATGGACGTGCTCGGCTACGATAAGTTCGGCGCGCACGGCGGCGACTGGGGCGCGGGCGTTACGGCGCGTCTGGGATATTCGCACGCCGATAGGATGATTGGCGTGCATGTAACCGCCGTATCCGCGACGCCGCACATCGACGACGATTCTCCGCCGCTCACGGACGCCGAGAAAGAGTTCCAGCGCGCGCGTGCGCAGTGGCGCGAAGACGAAGGCGCATACGGGCACATTCAAGGCACCAAGCCGCAGACATTGTCGTACGGGCTGATGGACTCGCCGGTCGGACTCGCCGCGTGGATTGTCGAAAAGTTCCGCGCGTGGTCGGACTGCAACGGCGATGTGGAGAGCGTCTATACGAAGGATGAGCTGCTCACGAACATCACCATCTACTGGGTAACGCAGACGATAAGCTCGTCGGTGCGAATCTACTACGAATCGCAGCGCGCGCCGCTGACGCTGGGCAAGGGCGAGAAGGTGAGCGCGCCGTCCGGCGTGGCGCGATTCCCCAAGGACATCGGCTACCCGCCGCGCGAGTGGGCAGAACGCGTGATGAACCTGCAGCACTGGACAGAAATGCCGGATGGCGGCCACTTCGCCGCTCTGGAAAAGCCGGATGCGCTTGTGGAGGATTTGCGGGCGTTCTTTAGGCCGCTTCGGTAA
- a CDS encoding aminotransferase class I/II-fold pyridoxal phosphate-dependent enzyme: MARSRQALCRCTTSCRSECCPVNIETSAARASHHIDPESGAILTPIQPSTTFERAPDGEYPGGYIYSRTGNPNREQLENTLTTLEGGAMCAAFSSGSAASAAVFQALAGGDHAIAPNDCYHGTRALLRDVFARWGLQVSFVDFTDAAQVQAATLPNTRLIWAETPSNPMLKVTDIRRIADIAHDAGAVFSCDNTWATPMLQRPIELGADLVVHSTTKYISGHSDVMGGAVVSARDDAFFGNVRQVQVTYGATPSAFDCWLTLRGIRTLHLRMRAHCENARAVAAYLAEHPRVEAVHYPGLAAPAEKAVAAAQMSEFGGMLSFQVVGGRRQAMEVAAKLRLFTRATSLGGTESLIEHRASVEGPDTQTPDNLLRVSVGIEHMDDLLADMAQALGGN, from the coding sequence ATGGCTCGAAGCCGACAGGCGTTGTGCCGCTGTACGACTTCCTGTCGCAGTGAATGCTGTCCAGTGAACATCGAGACAAGCGCGGCGCGCGCAAGCCATCACATCGACCCTGAATCGGGCGCGATTCTTACGCCGATACAGCCATCGACGACATTCGAGCGCGCGCCTGACGGCGAATATCCCGGCGGCTACATCTATTCTCGCACGGGCAATCCGAACCGCGAGCAGCTTGAAAACACACTGACAACCCTCGAAGGCGGTGCGATGTGCGCCGCCTTTTCGTCAGGGTCAGCTGCGAGCGCGGCGGTCTTTCAGGCGCTCGCCGGCGGCGACCATGCTATCGCGCCGAACGACTGCTATCACGGCACCCGCGCTCTGCTGCGCGATGTGTTCGCGCGATGGGGCTTGCAAGTCTCGTTCGTGGACTTCACGGACGCAGCGCAGGTGCAAGCCGCCACATTGCCGAACACGCGCCTAATCTGGGCGGAAACGCCGTCCAACCCGATGCTGAAGGTTACGGACATACGGCGCATCGCAGACATAGCGCACGACGCCGGCGCCGTGTTCTCGTGCGACAACACATGGGCAACGCCAATGCTGCAACGCCCGATTGAGCTGGGCGCGGACTTGGTGGTGCACTCCACGACGAAGTACATATCCGGCCACAGCGATGTCATGGGCGGCGCGGTGGTATCGGCGCGCGACGACGCATTCTTCGGCAATGTGCGGCAGGTGCAGGTGACATACGGCGCGACGCCGTCCGCGTTCGACTGCTGGTTGACTTTGCGCGGCATTCGCACGCTGCACCTCCGTATGCGCGCTCACTGTGAGAACGCGCGGGCAGTCGCAGCATACCTCGCAGAGCATCCGCGAGTCGAAGCCGTGCACTATCCGGGGCTTGCCGCGCCTGCGGAGAAGGCAGTCGCGGCGGCGCAAATGTCGGAATTCGGCGGAATGCTGTCGTTCCAAGTCGTAGGCGGACGGCGGCAGGCGATGGAAGTTGCGGCAAAACTGCGGCTATTCACGCGCGCCACAAGCCTCGGCGGCACGGAAAGCCTGATAGAGCACCGCGCCTCGGTCGAGGGACCTGACACGCAGACGCCGGACAACCTGCTGCGCGTGTCGGTAGGCATCGAGCATATGGACGATCTGCTGGCGGACATGGCGCAGGCGTTGGGCGGAAACTAA